From Leptospira ryugenii, a single genomic window includes:
- the bioA gene encoding adenosylmethionine--8-amino-7-oxononanoate transaminase, producing the protein MPCYQWETSLKPSESATWIPLTLQGSEEDLFYVKRAKDEFLYDKEDTAFIDAISSWWTSIHGHCHPQIQAAIEKQIQHLDHVMLAGFLHDPVEKLSESLLSLTNHSFQKVFYSDNGSNAVEIALKLAIQYFKNADQNSQKNGFFIFSSAYHGDSIGAMNVSGLNYFNRIFSSLRFPTKEFQAPNCINCPLQKTPNSCNVECLDPFAEFLPTNSESFAAVIIEPLVFGANGMIFYEPKFLERLQTLCKTHDILLIYDEVFTGMGRLGNGFAYQETQTCPDLLVTAKGLTGGALPLAATLVSHSIYQRFLNKDPYLSFFHAHTMTGNPISCSASLASVGLWKDGGKKRVKQLESNLKEIKSELVSLFPDLVLHARVKGSLFAFDLPMEIGEDEYLNPVGKRFKEKAFQKQVLLRPLGNTIYVCPPYTTSKQSLLQIQEALAFALKSL; encoded by the coding sequence ATTCCTTGTTATCAATGGGAGACGTCTCTGAAACCTTCTGAATCAGCGACTTGGATACCCCTAACATTACAGGGTTCAGAGGAGGATTTATTTTATGTTAAGCGGGCAAAAGATGAATTTTTATATGACAAGGAAGATACAGCATTTATAGACGCAATCTCCTCCTGGTGGACATCGATACATGGTCATTGCCATCCTCAGATCCAGGCTGCCATAGAAAAGCAAATACAGCACCTTGATCATGTTATGTTGGCGGGTTTTTTGCATGATCCCGTAGAAAAACTCTCTGAGAGTCTACTTTCTCTAACAAACCATTCTTTTCAAAAAGTTTTTTATTCTGACAACGGTTCCAATGCCGTAGAGATTGCTTTAAAACTTGCGATCCAATACTTTAAGAATGCAGATCAAAATTCTCAAAAGAATGGATTTTTTATTTTTTCTAGTGCCTACCATGGAGATAGCATTGGAGCAATGAATGTCTCTGGACTCAACTATTTCAATCGGATTTTTTCTTCTCTACGATTTCCGACAAAAGAGTTCCAGGCACCCAATTGTATAAACTGCCCATTGCAAAAAACGCCTAATTCTTGCAATGTGGAATGCTTGGACCCTTTTGCTGAATTTCTCCCAACAAACTCTGAATCATTCGCCGCTGTCATCATTGAACCTTTGGTTTTTGGTGCGAACGGAATGATTTTTTATGAGCCAAAGTTTTTAGAACGCTTACAAACACTTTGCAAAACCCACGATATCCTTTTGATTTATGATGAAGTATTTACGGGAATGGGCAGATTGGGGAATGGTTTTGCTTACCAAGAGACCCAAACTTGTCCAGATCTTTTGGTCACCGCCAAAGGGCTGACAGGTGGTGCACTTCCCTTGGCAGCAACATTGGTTAGCCATTCCATCTACCAAAGGTTTCTCAATAAAGACCCGTATTTAAGTTTCTTTCATGCACATACAATGACGGGAAATCCAATATCATGTAGCGCCAGTTTGGCGAGTGTTGGGCTTTGGAAAGACGGTGGAAAGAAGAGGGTGAAACAATTGGAGTCCAATCTGAAGGAGATCAAGTCCGAATTGGTGAGTCTCTTCCCAGACCTAGTCCTCCATGCTCGTGTGAAAGGGAGTTTGTTTGCTTTTGATCTCCCTATGGAAATAGGCGAGGATGAATACCTAAATCCTGTTGGGAAACGATTCAAAGAGAAGGCCTTCCAAAAACAAGTACTCCTTAGGCCCTTAGGCAATACGATTTATGTATGTCCACCTTATACAACCAGTAAGCAGTCTCTTCTCCAAATCCAGGAGGCTTTGGCATTTGCCTTAAAATCTCTTTGA
- the bioD gene encoding dethiobiotin synthase has product MRELIKLELVNPAFFVTGTGTDVGKTFFSSLFMAKYGISHDYRYWKPIQTGSSGSRDRDLVQTASLLPEERFLPSLYEFEHPSSPHFASAKEGRKIEIASLTQKILVQVKEAVLLEGAGGIFVPITEEVLFWDLIRRINVPVVLVNSSQLGTINHTLLSLEALLQRFIPVVGFYTVGTKNELLEDNIRIIQKFGGVPNLGFTEYPKEYLMGKHFVEYANTHFDPNYELIHSLLSMGDVSETF; this is encoded by the coding sequence GTGCGAGAATTAATAAAACTTGAGCTTGTGAATCCAGCTTTCTTCGTCACTGGCACCGGAACGGATGTAGGGAAGACCTTTTTTTCCTCTTTATTTATGGCAAAGTATGGCATCTCCCATGACTACCGCTATTGGAAACCAATCCAGACAGGTAGCTCGGGCTCCCGCGACAGAGATTTGGTCCAAACTGCAAGTTTATTGCCAGAGGAAAGGTTTCTCCCCTCTCTATACGAATTCGAACACCCTTCGAGCCCGCACTTTGCCTCTGCGAAAGAAGGAAGAAAGATTGAGATAGCTTCCCTCACTCAGAAAATCCTGGTGCAGGTGAAAGAGGCGGTACTACTGGAAGGTGCGGGAGGGATCTTTGTGCCGATCACAGAGGAAGTTTTATTTTGGGATCTCATCCGAAGGATCAATGTTCCCGTTGTCCTCGTCAATTCTTCCCAATTGGGCACAATCAACCATACCCTATTGAGCTTGGAAGCGCTTTTGCAAAGATTTATACCAGTGGTTGGTTTTTATACAGTTGGTACTAAAAATGAGCTTTTAGAAGACAACATTAGGATCATACAAAAGTTTGGTGGTGTTCCTAATCTTGGATTTACAGAGTATCCTAAAGAGTATTTAATGGGAAAGCATTTTGTTGAATACGCAAACACACATTTTGATCCAAACTATGAATTAATCCATTCCTTGTTATCAATGGGAGACGTCTCTGAAACCTTCTGA
- a CDS encoding cyclic nucleotide-binding domain-containing protein: MQLPLWKSILKRDDNPITEISAFLRETAIFQGMSRRTLREVARLIHKRKYYAGETIFFQSQAGTGVYLIVSGKVEIFSQREGITLKLAELEKGAFFGELALFQDIPRSATAVASTDSILLGFFQPELKTLLETKPRVGNELLLSFASIIADRLRKTNDTLEAAYFKNKKEKMAK, from the coding sequence ATGCAACTGCCACTTTGGAAATCAATTTTAAAACGGGATGACAATCCCATCACAGAAATCTCTGCTTTTTTGCGAGAGACTGCCATCTTTCAAGGCATGTCAAGAAGGACCTTACGCGAAGTGGCAAGGCTCATCCACAAACGAAAGTACTATGCGGGCGAAACTATTTTTTTCCAAAGCCAAGCCGGTACTGGAGTTTATCTCATTGTGAGTGGAAAGGTAGAGATCTTCTCACAAAGAGAAGGCATCACCTTAAAATTAGCAGAATTAGAAAAGGGTGCTTTCTTTGGAGAACTTGCTCTCTTCCAGGACATCCCAAGGTCTGCCACAGCGGTTGCGAGCACAGATAGCATTTTATTGGGTTTTTTCCAACCAGAGTTGAAGACACTTTTAGAGACAAAACCAAGAGTTGGGAACGAGCTTCTTTTGAGTTTCGCAAGTATCATTGCAGATCGATTGCGAAAGACAAATGATACATTGGAAGCTGCCTACTTCAAAAATAAAAAAGAGAAGATGGCTAAATGA
- a CDS encoding AI-2E family transporter: MKTSQISELILRFAFFALVIITILIGIIGIKFLAIPILISGIHFYLFHPIVDHLESRGIPRWMTILSIFSVLIGFAYWFVGYYLPDLFEASQPIIAEWSQKMDDPNFQLIDFDKLPILSKNPELWKKIIKPEDIAKLATAKLEIFLQELVVMIPTFISWIIIIPIISFFLLLDANLIYKSIISLIPNRFFEMFLMVFYKTNQQITSYLKSLAIQCGIMAVVASTGFYLIGFDHFFLFGFFLGIANSIPYIGPLLGMIPPLLFAILFPEASPGLGSIVGVVGFAQLVDNAIVQPVVIANAVSLHPLAILIGIAVGGNFFGIFGMLLAIPVISILKVTIGILYESLKENQVI, encoded by the coding sequence ATGAAAACCTCACAAATCTCTGAGCTCATCTTACGCTTTGCCTTCTTTGCTTTAGTGATCATCACTATCCTTATAGGAATCATCGGAATCAAATTCCTAGCGATACCGATCTTGATATCAGGGATTCACTTTTATCTGTTTCATCCCATCGTAGACCATTTAGAATCAAGAGGCATTCCGCGTTGGATGACCATTCTTAGCATCTTCTCGGTGTTAATTGGATTTGCGTATTGGTTTGTTGGATATTATCTACCAGATCTCTTTGAAGCATCGCAACCCATCATCGCCGAATGGTCTCAGAAGATGGATGACCCAAACTTCCAATTGATTGACTTTGATAAATTACCCATCCTTTCAAAAAATCCAGAGCTTTGGAAAAAGATCATAAAACCTGAGGACATTGCAAAACTTGCGACTGCAAAACTAGAAATATTTTTACAGGAATTGGTTGTCATGATACCCACCTTTATCAGTTGGATCATCATCATTCCTATAATTAGTTTTTTTCTGCTCTTAGATGCAAATCTCATTTATAAATCTATCATAAGTTTAATCCCCAACCGTTTCTTTGAAATGTTTCTAATGGTTTTTTATAAAACCAACCAACAAATCACAAGCTACCTAAAAAGTTTGGCCATCCAGTGTGGAATCATGGCTGTCGTTGCCTCCACGGGATTTTATCTTATAGGCTTTGACCACTTCTTTCTCTTTGGATTTTTCTTAGGTATAGCGAACTCCATACCCTATATAGGACCGCTCCTTGGAATGATCCCTCCACTCTTGTTCGCCATCCTCTTTCCAGAGGCCAGCCCAGGTTTAGGATCCATAGTTGGCGTTGTGGGTTTTGCCCAACTTGTTGACAATGCTATCGTGCAACCAGTTGTGATCGCAAATGCAGTATCCTTACACCCCTTAGCAATCTTAATCGGTATCGCAGTTGGTGGTAACTTTTTTGGGATCTTTGGAATGCTGCTTGCGATACCTGTCATTTCAATCTTAAAAGTTACGATAGGTATCTTATATGAATCGCTTAAGGAAAATCAGGTTATTTAA
- a CDS encoding DMT family transporter, whose protein sequence is MPAEFFLILAALFWGGTFVAIKLALVSVPPFLFISIRFWFAGMAILLLYRKVLFRKDIWKRSNILPALMTGTSALLGYAFQTIGLLDTTATQSGFITGAYVIFVPILQMVWERQFPSLRIWSAVFIVFLGLFLISQNHQENSLSLVNYTLSRGDLYTLIAAFFFAVYIILIDIYSPKVPGPILVSMEIFLIAILSSFALPFEQNIGKSWEKTNLDLYFWVGVVYTSLFATIFTLQIQVKFQKAVSPTKASILFALEPVFSFMYAYLLLGETLGIYGILGSVMIFLGIIITAFK, encoded by the coding sequence TTGCCAGCAGAGTTTTTTTTAATCCTAGCCGCTCTATTCTGGGGAGGCACCTTTGTCGCTATAAAACTTGCGCTGGTATCCGTGCCGCCTTTTTTGTTTATTTCCATTCGATTTTGGTTTGCTGGTATGGCAATCCTTCTCTTGTACCGAAAGGTTCTCTTTCGAAAAGACATTTGGAAAAGATCAAACATTCTGCCTGCTTTGATGACGGGAACTTCCGCCTTGCTTGGTTATGCCTTTCAAACCATAGGACTCTTGGACACAACAGCTACCCAATCAGGTTTTATTACCGGAGCTTATGTGATCTTTGTGCCCATCTTACAGATGGTTTGGGAACGGCAATTCCCATCGCTTAGAATTTGGTCTGCCGTTTTCATCGTCTTTCTTGGCTTGTTTTTGATTTCTCAAAACCACCAAGAGAATTCTCTTAGTTTGGTAAATTACACTTTGTCTAGAGGTGATCTTTACACTTTAATCGCTGCATTTTTCTTTGCTGTCTATATCATCTTGATCGATATCTATAGCCCTAAGGTGCCTGGACCCATCCTTGTGTCTATGGAGATCTTTCTAATTGCGATATTGTCGAGTTTTGCATTGCCATTTGAGCAAAACATCGGAAAGTCTTGGGAGAAAACAAATTTGGATCTCTATTTTTGGGTAGGAGTTGTGTATACTTCTCTTTTTGCAACTATCTTTACTTTGCAGATCCAAGTGAAGTTCCAGAAAGCCGTGTCACCTACCAAGGCAAGTATTCTCTTTGCCTTAGAACCAGTCTTTTCGTTTATGTACGCTTATCTGCTATTAGGTGAAACTTTGGGCATCTATGGAATTTTAGGAAGTGTGATGATCTTTTTAGGTATTATCATCACAGCATTTAAATAA